Proteins encoded by one window of Enterobacter hormaechei subsp. xiangfangensis:
- the queE gene encoding 7-carboxy-7-deazaguanine synthase QueE yields the protein MQYPINEMFQTLQGEGYFTGVPAIFIRLQGCPVGCAWCDTKHTWDKLADREVSLFSILAKTKESDKWGAGSAEDLLAIIGRQGWTARHVVITGGEPCIHDLMPLTELLEKNGYSCQIETSGTHEVRCSHSTWVTVSPKVNMRGGYDVLSQALERADEIKHPVGRVRDIEALDELLATLTDEKQRVIALQPISQKDDATRLCIETCIARNWRLSMQTHKYLNIA from the coding sequence ATGCAGTACCCGATTAACGAGATGTTCCAGACCCTTCAAGGCGAGGGTTACTTTACCGGCGTTCCCGCTATCTTTATTCGTTTACAGGGATGCCCGGTTGGCTGCGCCTGGTGTGATACCAAACATACGTGGGATAAGCTCGCAGATCGGGAAGTGTCGCTGTTCAGCATTCTGGCGAAAACCAAAGAGAGCGATAAATGGGGCGCGGGCAGCGCGGAAGATCTGCTTGCCATTATTGGTCGTCAGGGCTGGACGGCGCGGCACGTGGTGATCACCGGCGGGGAACCCTGCATTCACGATCTGATGCCGCTCACCGAACTGCTCGAGAAGAACGGCTATAGCTGTCAGATTGAAACCAGCGGTACCCATGAAGTGCGCTGCTCCCATTCAACGTGGGTAACGGTTTCACCGAAAGTGAATATGCGCGGCGGGTATGACGTACTATCGCAGGCGCTTGAGCGTGCTGATGAGATCAAACATCCGGTGGGGCGCGTGCGTGACATCGAAGCGCTGGACGAACTGCTGGCGACGCTGACGGACGAAAAGCAGCGCGTGATCGCGCTACAGCCTATCAGCCAGAAAGACGATGCAACCCGTCTGTGCATTGAAACCTGTATCGCCCGCAACTGGCGCCTGTCGATGCAGACGCACAAATATCTGAACATTGCCTGA
- a CDS encoding MFS transporter: MSTVSLTGASAYAGNDRLLAGIVMSVLTFWLFAQSVINVVPAMQNSLDIALETLTLAVSLSALFSGCFVVACGGFADKFGRMRLTMIGLILSMIGSGLLFISWEPVLFLLGRAIQGLSAACIMPATLALIKTWYDGKARQRAISFWVIGSWGGSGLSSFVGGAIATTLGWRWIFIFSMVVALAALLLIRATPESRSPDACRHKLDISGLVSFVLMLVLFNLFISKGHSWGWSSSLSLLVLCGAVIALMCFVVTGRRKGDAALIDFALFKNRAYSASVFSNFLLNGCIGTMMIASIWLQQGHHLSPLQTGMMTLGYLVTVLAMIRVGEKLLQRYGARLPMMTGPLLTATGITLISCTFLSKEVYIVTVFLSNILFGLGLGCYATPSTDTAVMNAPENKVGVASGIYKMGSSLGGAMGIAVTASLYALWLPMGTASAAQYALLFNSAICLGSAVVTWALLPTTKAPR; encoded by the coding sequence ATGAGTACCGTTTCCCTGACAGGCGCATCCGCCTACGCCGGTAACGATCGGCTGCTGGCGGGTATCGTCATGAGCGTTCTGACATTCTGGCTGTTTGCCCAGTCGGTTATCAACGTGGTTCCGGCCATGCAGAATAGCCTCGATATTGCCCTCGAAACCCTTACGCTGGCCGTCAGCCTTAGCGCGTTGTTCAGCGGCTGTTTTGTCGTCGCCTGCGGTGGGTTTGCCGATAAGTTTGGGCGCATGCGACTGACCATGATTGGCCTGATCCTGAGCATGATCGGGAGTGGTCTGCTGTTCATTTCATGGGAGCCCGTCCTGTTTCTGTTGGGAAGAGCGATACAGGGGCTATCAGCGGCCTGCATCATGCCCGCCACGCTGGCGCTGATTAAGACCTGGTATGACGGTAAAGCACGCCAGCGCGCCATCAGCTTTTGGGTTATCGGCTCCTGGGGCGGCAGTGGCCTGAGCTCGTTTGTGGGAGGCGCCATCGCCACCACGCTGGGCTGGCGCTGGATATTTATTTTCTCCATGGTGGTGGCTCTGGCCGCGCTATTGCTTATCCGCGCCACCCCGGAAAGCCGCAGCCCTGATGCGTGTCGACACAAACTGGATATCAGCGGCCTGGTGAGTTTTGTCCTTATGCTGGTGCTGTTCAATCTGTTTATCAGCAAAGGACACAGCTGGGGCTGGAGCAGCAGTTTATCGCTTCTTGTACTGTGTGGAGCCGTGATTGCACTGATGTGTTTTGTCGTTACCGGACGACGGAAAGGCGATGCGGCACTGATCGATTTCGCCCTGTTTAAAAACCGGGCCTATAGCGCCTCGGTATTCTCAAATTTCCTGCTCAACGGCTGCATTGGCACCATGATGATCGCCAGCATCTGGTTGCAGCAAGGCCATCATCTGTCACCGCTACAGACCGGCATGATGACGCTGGGGTATCTGGTTACCGTACTGGCGATGATCCGGGTGGGAGAAAAACTGCTTCAGCGCTATGGCGCCAGGCTGCCGATGATGACCGGCCCGCTGCTGACCGCAACAGGTATTACGCTGATTTCATGCACCTTCTTAAGCAAAGAGGTCTACATTGTCACCGTCTTTCTGAGCAATATTTTATTCGGGCTGGGGCTCGGATGTTACGCCACGCCCTCAACGGACACGGCGGTAATGAATGCCCCTGAAAACAAAGTGGGGGTGGCTTCAGGGATCTATAAGATGGGCAGCTCCCTGGGCGGCGCAATGGGGATCGCGGTCACCGCATCGCTGTACGCGCTATGGCTGCCGATGGGAACGGCCAGTGCCGCGCAGTATGCCTTGCTTTTCAACAGTGCGATTTGCCTTGGGTCGGCAGTCGTGACCTGGGCTTTACTGCCAACAACAAAAGCCCCGCGTTAA
- a CDS encoding M20 aminoacylase family protein has translation MTHPIIEALRGNEARFTELRRYFHQHPEIGFEEHNTSDRVAALLQEWGYEVHRGLAKTGVVGTLKVGNGHKRLGLRADMDALPMQENNGKAWSSTVEGKFHGCGHDGHTTTLLYAAEYLARTRNFNGTLHLIFQPAEELLYGGRVMVEDGLFDLFPCDHIFGLHNMPSQPLGKIGLRDGAMMASSDTLHIEVNGVGGHGAVPEHTVDATLVACHITIALQSIVSRNITPFQPAVVTVGSIQAGHAPNIINDKVLMKLTVRTLDERVRQTVLQRIHDIAVAQAESFNATATIRHINGSPVLKNNPQANEMVRNVATDLFGQDSVAEVNAFMGSEDFAFMLEKNPNGCYFTLGAGDEPDRCMVHNTGYDFNDNILLTGAALWAALTEHYLR, from the coding sequence ATGACACATCCAATTATCGAAGCTCTGCGTGGCAACGAAGCTCGGTTCACTGAATTACGGCGCTATTTTCATCAGCATCCTGAAATTGGTTTTGAGGAGCACAATACGAGCGATCGCGTTGCAGCGCTGCTTCAGGAATGGGGATATGAGGTTCATCGCGGGCTGGCGAAAACCGGTGTGGTCGGCACACTGAAGGTGGGTAACGGGCATAAACGCCTGGGCCTGCGCGCCGATATGGATGCGCTGCCAATGCAGGAAAACAACGGCAAGGCGTGGAGTAGTACCGTTGAGGGTAAATTTCACGGCTGCGGTCATGACGGCCACACCACAACGCTCCTGTATGCAGCGGAGTACCTGGCACGCACCCGCAATTTTAACGGCACGCTGCACCTTATTTTTCAGCCCGCGGAAGAACTTCTGTATGGCGGACGCGTTATGGTAGAGGACGGTTTGTTTGACCTGTTCCCCTGCGACCACATCTTTGGTCTGCACAATATGCCGTCACAGCCCCTCGGAAAAATTGGTCTGCGCGATGGCGCCATGATGGCCTCTTCCGACACTCTTCATATTGAGGTTAACGGCGTGGGTGGTCACGGCGCGGTGCCAGAACATACCGTTGACGCCACCCTGGTTGCCTGTCATATCACTATCGCGTTGCAGTCGATTGTTTCGCGCAACATTACCCCCTTCCAGCCAGCCGTCGTTACCGTAGGCAGCATTCAGGCCGGGCACGCCCCCAACATTATCAACGACAAAGTATTGATGAAACTTACCGTGCGCACGCTGGATGAACGCGTGCGGCAAACCGTGCTACAGCGTATCCATGATATCGCCGTTGCACAGGCGGAAAGTTTCAATGCGACGGCCACCATTCGACACATTAACGGCAGCCCGGTACTGAAAAACAATCCGCAAGCCAATGAGATGGTGCGCAACGTCGCCACCGATCTGTTCGGTCAGGATTCCGTCGCGGAGGTGAATGCGTTTATGGGCAGCGAAGACTTTGCTTTCATGCTCGAGAAAAATCCCAATGGATGCTATTTCACCCTTGGCGCCGGCGATGAGCCGGACCGCTGCATGGTACATAACACGGGTTACGACTTTAACGACAACATTCTCCTCACCGGCGCGGCGCTGTGGGCCGCACTGACCGAACACTATCTGCGCTGA
- a CDS encoding N-acetylmannosamine-6-phosphate 2-epimerase, which produces MKTVLDNLKGKLVVSCQALENEPLHSPFIMSRMALAAAQGGAAAIRANSVVDIEAIKGLVSLPVIGIIKRDYPDSEVFITATLKEVDELMAVAPEIVALDATARKRPGGVSLDMLIAQIRTRYPSLLLMADIATVQEAVTAQALGFDCVGTTLYGYTAETAGHSLPENDCAFLKEVLSAVTIPVIAEGNVDTPDRAARCLALGAHTVVVGGAITRPQQITERFMAAIGAQSTDGA; this is translated from the coding sequence ATGAAAACTGTACTGGATAACCTGAAAGGAAAACTGGTCGTCTCCTGCCAGGCGCTGGAAAACGAACCGCTGCACAGCCCGTTTATTATGTCGCGAATGGCGCTGGCGGCGGCCCAGGGCGGTGCCGCTGCGATCCGCGCCAATAGCGTGGTGGATATCGAGGCTATCAAAGGGCTGGTCTCACTGCCGGTCATCGGCATCATCAAACGAGACTATCCGGACAGCGAGGTGTTCATCACCGCGACGCTCAAAGAAGTGGATGAGCTGATGGCGGTCGCCCCGGAGATCGTTGCGCTGGATGCGACCGCCCGGAAACGGCCCGGTGGCGTATCGCTGGACATGCTGATCGCGCAGATCCGCACCCGTTACCCGTCGCTGCTGCTGATGGCGGATATTGCCACCGTGCAGGAGGCCGTGACCGCGCAGGCGCTGGGATTTGATTGTGTCGGAACCACCCTTTACGGTTATACGGCGGAGACCGCGGGCCATTCGCTACCGGAAAATGACTGCGCGTTTTTGAAAGAGGTGCTGTCTGCCGTCACGATCCCCGTGATAGCCGAAGGTAACGTGGATACCCCCGATCGCGCGGCCAGGTGTCTGGCGCTGGGGGCGCACACGGTTGTCGTCGGCGGGGCGATCACCCGACCGCAGCAAATTACGGAACGGTTTATGGCGGCAATTGGCGCGCAAAGCACCGATGGAGCATGA
- a CDS encoding PTS transporter subunit EIIC, whose translation MMQMFSGASSGGWFEKAQRFGKSFMLPIAILPAAGLLLGIGGALSNPNTLTAYPFLDVGWLQAIFTIMSSAGSIVFANLSVLFAVGVAVGLAKNDKGTAGLAALLAYLVMNATINALLILTGKLAHENPGAAGQGMTLGIQTLETGVFGGVVIGLVTCALHHRFNKIALPQFLGFFGGSRFVPIISSLAAILVGALMTVVWPHFQKLIFGLGGLVDATGYLGTLLYGFILRMLGPFGLHHIFYLPFWTTALGGSEIVNGHLVEGTQRIFFAQLADPNTQHFYEGTSRFMSGRFITMMFGLLGACLAMYHTARPENKKRVAGLLLSAALTSFLTGITEPIEFSFLFIAPVLYVIHALFDGLAFMLAHILHITIGQTFSGGFIDFVLFGILQGEAKTNWMFVPLVGVPWFFLYYCTFRYLIKRFDFATPGREKEALADEATLPQSERAAAVIAGLGGKDNLDDVDCCATRLRVTVKDGSKVNESALKATGARGVIVRGNGVQVIYGPHVTIIKNEVEEILS comes from the coding sequence ATGATGCAAATGTTCAGCGGAGCGTCTTCCGGCGGATGGTTTGAAAAAGCGCAGCGCTTTGGCAAATCCTTTATGTTACCCATCGCCATACTGCCCGCAGCAGGTCTGTTGCTGGGGATCGGCGGGGCGCTATCGAATCCGAATACGCTTACCGCGTATCCATTTTTAGACGTTGGCTGGCTACAGGCCATCTTTACCATCATGAGCAGCGCAGGCTCGATTGTGTTTGCAAACCTGTCGGTACTGTTTGCTGTTGGGGTCGCCGTTGGGCTGGCGAAAAATGATAAAGGCACGGCAGGGCTGGCGGCGTTGCTCGCTTATCTGGTGATGAATGCCACTATCAATGCGCTGCTGATCCTGACCGGAAAACTGGCGCATGAGAACCCGGGCGCCGCAGGGCAGGGCATGACGCTGGGTATTCAGACGCTTGAAACGGGCGTGTTTGGTGGGGTAGTTATTGGGCTGGTGACCTGCGCACTGCATCATCGATTTAATAAAATCGCGCTTCCGCAATTCCTGGGCTTTTTTGGCGGCTCACGCTTCGTTCCCATTATCAGCTCGCTGGCGGCGATACTCGTCGGCGCGCTGATGACCGTGGTCTGGCCGCATTTTCAGAAGCTGATCTTTGGCCTCGGCGGGCTGGTGGATGCCACCGGCTATCTGGGGACTTTGCTGTACGGCTTCATCCTGCGCATGCTTGGCCCGTTTGGTTTGCACCACATCTTCTATCTTCCGTTCTGGACCACCGCGCTTGGCGGCAGTGAAATTGTTAACGGTCACCTGGTTGAGGGCACGCAGCGGATCTTCTTCGCCCAGCTCGCCGACCCGAACACGCAGCATTTCTATGAGGGCACGTCGCGCTTCATGTCCGGGCGCTTTATTACCATGATGTTTGGCCTGCTGGGCGCCTGCCTTGCGATGTACCACACGGCCAGGCCGGAGAATAAGAAGCGCGTCGCCGGGCTGCTGCTTTCTGCGGCGTTAACCTCATTCCTGACGGGAATTACCGAGCCCATAGAGTTCTCATTCCTGTTTATTGCCCCGGTGCTGTACGTCATTCATGCGCTGTTTGACGGGCTGGCGTTCATGCTCGCGCACATTCTGCACATCACCATCGGACAAACTTTCTCCGGCGGGTTTATTGATTTCGTGCTGTTCGGCATTTTGCAGGGGGAAGCGAAAACTAACTGGATGTTCGTCCCGCTGGTGGGCGTACCGTGGTTCTTCCTTTACTACTGTACCTTCCGCTATCTGATCAAACGTTTTGATTTTGCCACGCCGGGCCGTGAAAAGGAGGCGTTGGCTGACGAGGCTACCCTGCCGCAAAGCGAGCGCGCCGCGGCGGTGATCGCCGGGCTGGGAGGAAAAGACAATCTGGATGACGTTGACTGCTGCGCCACGCGCCTTCGCGTCACGGTGAAAGACGGTAGCAAAGTCAATGAATCTGCACTGAAAGCGACCGGCGCGCGCGGCGTCATCGTGCGCGGTAACGGGGTTCAGGTCATCTATGGCCCGCACGTCACCATTATCAAAAACGAAGTGGAAGAGATCTTATCGTAA
- a CDS encoding MurR/RpiR family transcriptional regulator, producing the protein MSDHENLLLKLRQEASGYSPTQQKLGEFVLNDPARVLYLTITELARESGTSEASVTRLCRTLGCKGYNEFKMALALDIQQGLPERQAGDAIDNVVDESVQALQDTAKLLDRAQLEQATLALHQAQSVQIYGVAASAILGEYLHYKLLRLGKPAQLFSDMHRAAMNATTLSKKTLVVAISSSGSTRDLLHVVKLARKRGVKVLALSNTPRSPLASLSDLQLVAAKPEGPLSAGALNAKVGVMLLVELLTTSLIAVDSHYGDVSQQTASATLPLLL; encoded by the coding sequence ATGTCGGACCATGAAAACCTGCTGCTGAAGCTACGCCAGGAGGCTTCCGGGTACAGCCCAACGCAACAAAAACTGGGGGAGTTTGTCCTCAACGATCCTGCCAGGGTGCTCTACCTGACGATCACCGAGCTGGCGCGTGAAAGCGGCACCAGCGAGGCCAGCGTCACACGCCTTTGCCGCACGCTGGGCTGTAAGGGGTATAACGAATTTAAAATGGCGCTTGCGCTGGATATTCAGCAGGGTTTGCCTGAGCGTCAGGCAGGAGATGCAATAGATAACGTGGTGGATGAGTCTGTCCAGGCGCTGCAAGATACCGCAAAACTCCTCGACCGGGCCCAGCTTGAACAGGCGACACTGGCCCTGCATCAGGCGCAGTCAGTGCAAATTTACGGAGTGGCGGCCAGCGCGATTCTGGGGGAATATTTGCATTACAAGCTGCTGCGACTCGGCAAACCTGCACAGCTGTTTAGCGATATGCATCGCGCCGCCATGAATGCGACGACGCTCTCGAAAAAGACGCTGGTGGTGGCCATCTCAAGTTCCGGCTCTACACGGGATCTGCTTCACGTGGTGAAACTCGCCCGCAAGAGGGGCGTTAAGGTACTGGCGCTCAGCAATACGCCTCGCAGCCCGCTGGCCTCCCTGAGCGATTTACAGCTGGTTGCAGCCAAACCCGAGGGACCGCTGAGCGCGGGTGCGCTCAATGCCAAGGTTGGCGTGATGCTGCTGGTTGAACTGCTAACCACTTCCCTTATTGCAGTAGACAGCCATTACGGTGACGTTAGCCAGCAAACGGCAAGCGCCACGTTGCCGCTTCTGCTATAG